The following are from one region of the Vibrio hyugaensis genome:
- a CDS encoding hydrogen peroxide-inducible genes activator, with protein sequence MNKWPSLKQLHYLVTLHETRHFSDAAERCFVSQSTLSKGIQNLEELIGCPLYEKKDKKSPLVFTQAGEMVVQHGRELLAKGQDLVELGRLCQGDDMEGQLKVGCIPTIAPFLLCDLVQEVNYRFPQLNLLLREDTTTNLLQALRHGELDVLILALPVEIEGMESRVVGQDPFRMVISANQADSVPVPIRYADLPDESVFLLEKEHCLTEHAVSACKLTDKEKINPFTATSLHTLVQMVANGLGTTFIPQMAIDHGLLHNQNLVVIDPPGQQAYRDIGLVWRPSSSRSNTFNQLAEVVSELL encoded by the coding sequence ATGAATAAATGGCCTAGCTTGAAGCAGTTACACTATTTGGTCACTCTGCATGAAACTCGACATTTTAGTGATGCTGCTGAGCGTTGTTTTGTCAGTCAATCTACCTTAAGTAAAGGCATCCAAAACCTTGAAGAGTTGATTGGTTGCCCGCTTTATGAAAAGAAAGATAAAAAAAGCCCATTAGTTTTCACCCAAGCTGGTGAGATGGTGGTGCAACATGGTCGAGAATTGCTCGCTAAAGGGCAAGATCTTGTTGAGCTGGGGCGCCTATGCCAAGGTGATGATATGGAAGGGCAGCTAAAAGTAGGTTGTATTCCGACCATTGCTCCTTTCTTATTGTGCGACCTTGTTCAAGAGGTGAACTACCGCTTCCCGCAATTAAACCTTCTATTAAGAGAAGACACGACGACCAACTTGCTGCAAGCACTTCGCCACGGTGAGTTGGACGTGTTGATTCTGGCTCTGCCTGTAGAGATAGAAGGAATGGAAAGCCGTGTGGTGGGGCAAGACCCGTTCCGCATGGTGATCAGCGCCAATCAAGCGGATTCCGTTCCTGTGCCGATCCGTTATGCAGATTTGCCAGATGAATCCGTCTTCTTATTAGAGAAAGAGCACTGTCTTACTGAACACGCGGTTTCAGCGTGTAAGTTGACGGATAAAGAGAAGATCAACCCCTTCACCGCGACCAGTCTTCATACCTTAGTACAGATGGTTGCTAATGGTCTGGGTACCACGTTTATTCCGCAAATGGCGATTGATCACGGTTTACTTCACAACCAGAACTTGGTGGTGATCGACCCTCCAGGTCAGCAAGCATATCGCGATATTGGTTTGGTTTGGCGTCCGAGTTCGTCACGATCAAACACTTTCAATCAATTGGCAGAAGTCGTCTCTGAACTGCTTTAG
- the aceB gene encoding malate synthase A, producing the protein MLAQTEQKTQQLKQTQGMLEVNGVVAPEHQAIFHVEAQTFLSLLCEKFAGRVEQLLEAREEKQARIDAGELPDFLPETQDIREGSWKILGIPQDLQDRRVEITGPTDRKMVINALNANVKVFMADFEDSMSPAWSKVLDGQINLRDAVNGTISYTNSSNGKHYQLAEDPAVLICRVRGLHLKEKHVTWHGQIIPGALFDFALYFYNNYKALLKKGSGPYFYIPKLQSHHEAKWWSEVFHFTEEYFGLDTGTIKATVLIETLPAVFEMDEILFSLKEHIVGLNCGRWDYIFSYIKTLKNHPDRVLPDRQVVTMDKPFLNAYSRLLVRTCHKRGAFAMGGMAAFIPAKDPQENQKVLDKIRNDKSLEANNGHDGTWVAHPGLADTAMEVFSTTLGQRTNQLEVSRAEDAPITATELLEPCEGERSEEGMRHNIRVALQYIEAWISGNGCVPIYGLMEDAATAEISRASIWQWIQHGKSLDNGLKVTKELFELYLKEEIEVVKQEIGEQRYQAGRFEEAADLMARLTTSDELTNFLTIPGYDYLD; encoded by the coding sequence ATGCTTGCTCAGACAGAACAAAAAACACAACAACTAAAGCAAACCCAAGGCATGCTTGAGGTGAATGGAGTCGTTGCTCCTGAACATCAAGCAATTTTCCATGTTGAAGCCCAAACCTTCTTATCTCTACTGTGTGAAAAATTTGCCGGACGTGTTGAACAGTTACTGGAAGCACGAGAAGAGAAGCAAGCACGCATTGATGCTGGTGAGCTGCCAGATTTTCTACCAGAAACACAAGACATTCGTGAAGGAAGTTGGAAGATCCTTGGAATCCCGCAAGATCTGCAAGATCGCCGAGTGGAGATTACTGGACCAACTGATCGCAAGATGGTGATTAACGCACTGAATGCGAATGTAAAAGTGTTCATGGCAGACTTCGAAGATTCGATGTCTCCTGCATGGAGTAAAGTTCTGGATGGTCAAATTAACCTGCGCGATGCTGTTAACGGCACCATCAGCTACACCAATTCTAGCAATGGCAAACACTATCAGCTGGCAGAAGACCCAGCGGTGTTGATCTGCCGTGTTCGCGGACTGCATCTAAAAGAAAAACACGTAACGTGGCACGGTCAGATCATTCCAGGTGCGCTATTCGATTTCGCTCTGTACTTCTACAACAACTATAAGGCGCTACTGAAAAAGGGAAGCGGTCCTTACTTCTACATTCCAAAGCTGCAATCGCATCATGAAGCGAAGTGGTGGAGCGAAGTGTTCCATTTCACCGAAGAGTATTTCGGTTTGGATACTGGCACCATCAAAGCGACTGTGCTGATTGAAACCTTACCAGCCGTATTCGAAATGGATGAGATTCTGTTCTCACTGAAAGAACACATCGTTGGTTTGAATTGTGGTCGCTGGGATTACATCTTTAGCTACATCAAGACACTGAAAAACCACCCAGATCGCGTACTGCCAGATCGCCAAGTGGTGACCATGGACAAGCCATTCCTCAACGCTTACTCAAGATTGTTGGTGCGTACTTGTCATAAACGTGGCGCATTTGCGATGGGCGGCATGGCGGCCTTTATTCCGGCTAAAGACCCACAAGAAAACCAAAAAGTGCTGGATAAGATCCGCAACGACAAGTCATTGGAAGCCAATAACGGTCACGATGGCACTTGGGTTGCTCACCCAGGGTTGGCAGATACTGCAATGGAAGTGTTCAGCACCACATTGGGACAGCGTACTAACCAATTGGAGGTAAGCCGTGCAGAAGACGCACCAATCACCGCCACAGAGTTACTTGAACCGTGCGAGGGTGAACGCTCAGAAGAGGGTATGCGCCATAACATCCGCGTTGCGCTGCAATACATCGAAGCTTGGATCTCTGGCAACGGTTGTGTGCCGATTTACGGACTGATGGAAGACGCTGCTACCGCAGAAATCTCACGTGCTTCTATCTGGCAATGGATTCAACACGGTAAGTCGCTCGACAACGGATTGAAGGTCACTAAAGAGTTGTTCGAACTCTATCTGAAAGAAGAGATTGAAGTCGTGAAGCAAGAAATTGGCGAGCAACGCTATCAAGCAGGTCGATTTGAAGAAGCGGCAGACTTGATGGCTAGGCTCACCACAAGCGATGAACTGACCAACTTTTTAACCATTCCAGGTTATGACTACTTGGATTAA
- a CDS encoding trypsin-like serine protease has product MKRTTCNKLIALAVAAFSVQSAQAIVLGDEQTDPVDRVTLRASNMAEFPLCGGTMLTEQWVLTAAHCVVMGQGTNEASYYVTPPGELSVNANVYDLNTAGLDNFYPVSHVVVHPDYTRISKADIDSNGNVKPIQTGLDSDIALLYLTRPVANARFADLANKTEMENIEARLAADWNDNYLTNQRVENVQVFGWGTTQPDASESSDTLKTTISTFLPIDKCYERLEIGSSFPGIIDSRENLTKICTLPTRNEVLDSESNTQYGNSACKGDSGGPLIDVATGKQIGIVSGAPLILPTCGSLTIPSFYTKVSQYHDWVQSYITADAPPSSYIIEPNFIKEANDDNGGEEECHDGIATNNCDFRGSEDDGGSLGIWWLSVLASFTWLRRRKV; this is encoded by the coding sequence ATGAAACGAACGACGTGCAACAAGCTCATTGCTTTGGCAGTGGCGGCATTCAGTGTGCAATCCGCTCAAGCGATTGTGTTAGGAGATGAGCAAACCGACCCGGTTGATCGCGTGACTTTACGCGCAAGTAACATGGCAGAGTTTCCGCTGTGTGGCGGTACCATGCTGACGGAACAATGGGTATTAACTGCGGCACACTGTGTGGTGATGGGGCAGGGAACTAATGAAGCTAGCTATTATGTGACCCCTCCGGGTGAACTGTCCGTGAATGCCAATGTGTATGATCTAAATACTGCAGGGCTTGATAACTTCTATCCAGTTTCACATGTGGTAGTGCATCCGGATTACACGCGTATATCTAAAGCGGACATCGACAGTAACGGCAACGTCAAACCAATTCAAACGGGTTTAGATTCTGATATTGCATTGTTGTATCTCACTCGTCCGGTCGCGAATGCAAGATTTGCGGACTTAGCAAACAAAACTGAGATGGAGAATATTGAAGCGCGTCTGGCTGCTGATTGGAACGACAATTATCTAACTAATCAGCGTGTGGAAAACGTGCAAGTATTTGGTTGGGGAACCACTCAACCTGATGCGTCTGAATCCTCAGATACACTTAAAACCACCATTAGCACCTTTTTACCCATCGACAAATGTTATGAGCGCTTAGAAATTGGCAGCAGCTTTCCGGGAATCATTGATTCACGTGAGAACTTAACCAAAATATGTACTTTGCCAACTCGGAATGAAGTGCTGGACTCGGAGAGTAATACCCAATATGGCAATTCTGCATGTAAAGGTGACAGTGGTGGTCCACTCATCGATGTCGCAACGGGGAAGCAGATCGGTATTGTAAGCGGTGCTCCTCTTATTCTTCCGACATGTGGTTCACTCACTATCCCAAGTTTCTACACCAAAGTGAGCCAATATCATGATTGGGTACAGTCTTACATTACCGCTGACGCCCCCCCAAGCAGTTACATCATTGAACCCAACTTTATTAAAGAGGCCAATGATGACAATGGGGGAGAAGAAGAGTGTCACGATGGTATTGCGACCAACAACTGTGATTTTAGAGGCTCTGAAGACGATGGTGGTAGCTTAGGAATTTGGTGGTTGAGTGTTTTAGCTTCATTTACATGGTTGCGCCGACGTAAAGTATAA
- a CDS encoding peroxiredoxin C yields MVLVGRQAPDFTAAAVLGNGEIVENFNFAEFTKGKKAVVFFYPLDFTFVCPSELIAFDNRLADFQAKGVEVIGVSIDSQFSHNAWRNTAIEDGGIGQVKYPLVADVKHEICKAYDVEHPEAGVAFRGSFLIDEDGLVRHQVVNDLPLGRNIDEMLRMVDALNFHQKHGEVCPAQWEEGKAGMDASPKGVAAFLSEHADDLSK; encoded by the coding sequence ATGGTACTAGTAGGTCGTCAAGCCCCTGACTTTACTGCAGCAGCTGTTCTAGGTAACGGCGAAATCGTTGAAAACTTCAACTTTGCAGAATTCACTAAAGGTAAGAAAGCAGTAGTATTCTTCTACCCACTAGATTTCACGTTCGTTTGCCCATCTGAGCTAATCGCATTCGACAACCGTCTAGCTGATTTCCAAGCTAAAGGTGTTGAAGTAATCGGTGTTTCTATCGATTCTCAGTTCTCTCACAACGCATGGCGTAACACGGCTATCGAAGATGGCGGTATCGGTCAAGTTAAATACCCTCTAGTTGCTGACGTTAAACACGAAATCTGTAAAGCGTACGATGTAGAACACCCAGAAGCAGGCGTTGCTTTCCGTGGTTCTTTCCTAATCGACGAAGACGGTCTTGTACGTCACCAAGTAGTTAACGATCTACCACTAGGTCGTAACATCGACGAAATGCTACGCATGGTTGATGCACTAAACTTCCACCAGAAGCACGGCGAAGTATGTCCTGCACAATGGGAAGAAGGTAAAGCAGGTATGGATGCATCTCCAAAAGGTGTTGCAGCGTTCCTATCTGAGCACGCAGACGACCTAAGCAAGTAA
- the aceA gene encoding isocitrate lyase, whose amino-acid sequence MTNLTRRQQIEALEKDWATNPRWKNVKRTYTAEEVVTLRGSMVPANTIAQRGADKLWSLVNGSSKKGYVNCLGALTGGQAVQQAKAGIEAIYLSGWQVAADNNTASTMYPDQSLYPVDSVPSVVKRINNSFRRADQIQWTAGKSPEDEGGIDYFLPIVADAEAGFGGVLNAYELMKSMIDAGAAGVHFEDQLASVKKCGHMGGKVLVPTQEAVQKLVAARLAADVAGTTTLVIARTDANAADLLTSDCDPYDKDFIQGERTPEGFYRVRAGIDQAISRGLAYAPYADLIWCETATPCLEEARKFAEAIHAEYPDQLLAYNCSPSFNWEKNLDAETIAKFQQELANMGYKYQFITLAGIHNMWFNMFELAHAYAQGEGMRHYVEKVQRPEFEAAEKGYTFVAHQQEVGTGYFDRMTNTIQGGQSSVTALTGSTEEDQF is encoded by the coding sequence ATGACTAATTTAACTCGCCGCCAACAAATTGAAGCTCTGGAAAAAGATTGGGCAACCAACCCACGCTGGAAAAACGTAAAACGCACCTACACTGCGGAAGAAGTAGTAACACTGCGTGGTTCTATGGTACCTGCGAACACGATTGCACAACGTGGTGCTGACAAACTTTGGTCACTGGTCAACGGTAGCTCAAAGAAAGGCTATGTTAACTGCCTTGGTGCACTAACGGGTGGTCAAGCCGTACAGCAAGCGAAAGCAGGTATCGAAGCGATTTACCTATCTGGCTGGCAGGTAGCGGCAGATAACAATACTGCGTCTACGATGTACCCAGACCAATCTCTGTATCCAGTAGATTCTGTTCCTTCGGTCGTTAAACGCATCAATAACTCGTTCCGTCGTGCAGACCAAATTCAATGGACAGCAGGTAAATCGCCAGAAGATGAAGGCGGCATTGATTACTTCCTACCAATCGTCGCGGATGCAGAAGCAGGCTTTGGTGGTGTACTTAACGCTTACGAGTTAATGAAATCGATGATCGACGCAGGTGCGGCAGGTGTTCACTTTGAAGACCAACTGGCATCCGTGAAGAAGTGTGGTCACATGGGTGGTAAAGTACTGGTTCCAACTCAAGAAGCGGTGCAAAAACTGGTAGCAGCTCGCCTAGCCGCGGATGTTGCTGGCACAACAACACTGGTTATTGCGCGTACCGATGCAAACGCAGCCGACTTGCTAACGTCTGATTGCGACCCATACGATAAAGACTTTATTCAAGGAGAGCGCACTCCAGAAGGTTTCTATCGTGTTCGTGCAGGTATCGACCAAGCGATTTCTCGTGGTTTAGCTTACGCTCCATACGCGGATCTAATCTGGTGTGAGACGGCAACGCCATGTCTAGAAGAAGCTCGTAAGTTTGCAGAAGCGATTCATGCCGAGTACCCAGACCAACTGTTGGCATACAACTGTTCGCCTTCATTCAACTGGGAGAAAAACCTAGATGCAGAAACCATTGCTAAGTTCCAACAAGAACTGGCGAATATGGGCTATAAGTACCAGTTCATCACGCTAGCAGGTATCCACAACATGTGGTTCAACATGTTTGAACTGGCACACGCTTACGCACAGGGTGAAGGCATGCGTCATTACGTTGAGAAAGTTCAACGTCCTGAGTTTGAAGCAGCAGAGAAAGGCTACACGTTCGTAGCGCACCAGCAAGAGGTAGGTACGGGGTACTTTGACAGAATGACCAATACTATCCAAGGCGGGCAATCTTCAGTGACAGCACTGACAGGGTCTACCGAAGAAGACCAATTCTAA
- the secD gene encoding protein translocase subunit SecD, translating to MLNRYPLWKYLMVFFAIITAALYALPNIYGEDPAIQVTGARGASVDMSTLDAVTKALDKEHLSHKSIALENGSILVRFNDTDTQISARDIISEALGKDKIVALNLAPATPDWLEAIGASPLKLGLDLRGGVHFLMEVDMDAAMEKLVGQQEEAFRSELREAKIRYRAIRPSGKEGVEVLLRNEEQLAEAKATLEKNHPDMNFVDSDSDGRYALIATFTEQRLQEIRNYAVEQNITILRNRVNELGVAEPLVQRQGTSRIVVELPGVQDTARAKEILGATATLEFREVDDKADLSAAANGRAPAGSEIKQDRDGRPVVLKKRVILGGQSITDASSSVDEYGRPQVNISLDSEGGNKMSAFSKKNIGKLMATVFAEYKDSGRRTPEGRVILDKHEEVINQATIQSALGRNFRITGIDSAAEAHNLALLLRAGALIAPISIVEERTIGPSMGQQNIDMGIQACIWGMVAVMLFTLLYYRGFGLIANIALMANLVLIIGVMSMIPGATMTLPGIAGIVLTVGMAVDANVLIFERIREELRDGRSPQQAIHQGYANAFSTIADANITTLITAIILFAVGTGAVKGFAVTLSIGILTSMFTAIVGTRCIVNLIYGGKRVDKLSI from the coding sequence GTGCTAAACCGTTACCCATTATGGAAGTACTTGATGGTATTTTTTGCCATCATCACCGCTGCGTTGTACGCACTTCCAAATATCTACGGTGAAGATCCGGCTATTCAAGTTACAGGGGCACGTGGTGCCTCTGTAGATATGTCAACGCTGGATGCTGTCACCAAAGCTCTTGATAAAGAGCATCTCTCTCATAAATCCATTGCTCTCGAGAATGGATCAATCCTTGTTCGTTTCAATGACACTGACACTCAAATCAGTGCCCGCGATATCATCAGTGAAGCGCTTGGCAAAGATAAAATTGTTGCACTCAACCTTGCTCCAGCTACGCCAGATTGGCTAGAAGCAATTGGTGCGTCACCACTTAAGCTAGGTCTTGACCTACGAGGTGGTGTTCACTTCTTGATGGAAGTGGATATGGACGCGGCGATGGAAAAGCTGGTTGGTCAACAAGAAGAAGCTTTCCGTAGTGAACTTCGTGAAGCTAAGATTCGCTACCGCGCAATCCGTCCTTCTGGTAAAGAAGGCGTGGAAGTATTGCTACGTAATGAAGAGCAACTAGCTGAAGCGAAAGCTACGTTAGAAAAGAATCACCCAGACATGAATTTTGTCGATTCTGATTCTGATGGTCGTTACGCGTTGATTGCCACCTTTACCGAGCAACGTTTACAAGAAATACGTAACTACGCAGTAGAACAAAACATCACGATTCTTCGTAACCGTGTAAATGAACTTGGTGTTGCTGAGCCATTGGTTCAACGTCAAGGTACTAGCCGCATCGTAGTTGAATTGCCTGGTGTTCAAGACACCGCTCGTGCAAAAGAAATCCTAGGTGCTACGGCAACACTAGAATTCCGCGAAGTCGACGACAAAGCTGACCTTTCTGCTGCGGCAAACGGTCGAGCACCAGCTGGTAGCGAGATTAAGCAAGATCGCGATGGCCGTCCTGTTGTTCTGAAGAAACGCGTAATTCTCGGTGGCCAAAGCATCACAGATGCAAGTTCAAGTGTTGATGAATACGGTCGTCCTCAGGTTAACATCTCGCTAGACAGCGAAGGTGGTAACAAGATGTCTGCGTTCTCTAAAAAGAACATCGGTAAGCTAATGGCAACCGTGTTTGCAGAGTACAAAGATAGTGGTCGTCGTACGCCAGAAGGTCGTGTGATTCTGGATAAACACGAAGAAGTGATCAACCAAGCAACGATTCAGTCTGCGCTTGGCCGTAACTTCCGTATTACCGGTATCGACTCTGCTGCTGAAGCTCACAACCTAGCACTTCTACTTCGTGCTGGTGCTCTAATTGCGCCTATCTCAATCGTTGAAGAACGAACCATCGGTCCATCAATGGGTCAGCAAAACATCGATATGGGTATTCAAGCGTGTATCTGGGGTATGGTAGCCGTAATGCTATTTACGCTGCTTTACTACCGTGGGTTCGGTCTGATTGCCAATATTGCATTGATGGCGAACCTGGTTTTGATTATTGGTGTTATGTCGATGATTCCGGGGGCGACAATGACGCTGCCTGGTATTGCCGGTATCGTATTGACGGTCGGTATGGCAGTCGATGCCAACGTACTGATATTTGAACGTATCCGTGAAGAACTTCGAGATGGGCGTAGTCCACAACAAGCGATTCACCAAGGTTACGCAAACGCATTCAGTACTATCGCCGATGCGAACATCACAACGCTTATCACTGCAATCATTCTATTTGCAGTAGGTACCGGCGCGGTGAAAGGTTTCGCGGTAACACTATCTATCGGTATCTTAACTTCAATGTTCACCGCTATTGTGGGTACACGTTGTATCGTGAACCTGATTTACGGTGGCAAACGCGTTGATAAATTGTCGATCTAA
- the yajC gene encoding preprotein translocase subunit YajC, with the protein MFISQAHAAAEGAPAGGGFEMLIMLGMFAVIFYFMIYRPQSKRVKEHKNLMSSMGKGDEVLTSGGLVGKITKIAEDNDYISIELNANNEVVIKKDFVTAVLPKGTLKSL; encoded by the coding sequence ATGTTTATTTCTCAAGCTCATGCAGCAGCAGAAGGCGCTCCAGCTGGCGGCGGTTTTGAAATGCTAATCATGCTAGGCATGTTCGCGGTGATCTTCTACTTCATGATCTACCGTCCACAATCTAAGCGTGTAAAAGAGCACAAAAACCTGATGTCTTCCATGGGCAAAGGCGATGAAGTGCTAACAAGCGGTGGTCTAGTGGGTAAAATCACGAAAATCGCTGAAGACAATGACTACATTTCAATTGAGCTTAACGCAAACAATGAAGTTGTAATCAAGAAAGACTTCGTAACTGCAGTGCTACCAAAAGGTACGCTGAAGTCTCTATAA
- a CDS encoding CBS domain-containing protein, translating to MIKVEDMMTRNPHTLLREHTLRDAKSMMEALDIRHIPVVDANKHLQGLVTQRDILAAQESCLHPDEAEQSFTLDTPLYEMMHTNIMTAEPRAGLKQSAIYMQKHKVGCLPVVTKGHLVGIITDTDFVSIAINLLELQEEVEPEELETE from the coding sequence ATGATCAAGGTTGAAGACATGATGACTCGCAACCCTCATACCTTGCTGCGTGAGCACACATTACGTGACGCAAAAAGCATGATGGAAGCGCTTGATATTCGACATATTCCGGTTGTTGATGCCAATAAACACTTACAAGGCTTGGTGACTCAACGCGATATTCTTGCCGCACAAGAATCCTGTTTACACCCAGATGAGGCTGAACAATCTTTTACCCTCGACACCCCGCTTTATGAAATGATGCACACCAACATCATGACAGCAGAACCAAGAGCTGGATTAAAGCAAAGTGCTATCTATATGCAAAAACACAAAGTAGGCTGTTTACCTGTGGTAACTAAAGGTCACTTAGTCGGGATTATCACCGACACAGACTTTGTTTCCATCGCAATCAACTTACTAGAGCTTCAGGAAGAGGTTGAACCTGAAGAGCTAGAAACAGAATAG
- the queA gene encoding tRNA preQ1(34) S-adenosylmethionine ribosyltransferase-isomerase QueA, with the protein MQVSDFHFDLPDELIARYPQPERTASRLLQMDGNTGELIDGTFTDVLDQVQAGDLVVFNNTRVIPARMFGRKESGGKLEVLVERMLDEKSILAHVRCSKSPKPGSTIIVGENDEYSAQMVARHDALFELKFESDKTVLEILEEIGHMPLPPYIDRPDEDADKERYQTVYNQKPGAVAAPTAGLHFDDVLLEKIKAKGAEFAYVTLHVGAGTFQPVKVDDINDHHMHAEYVEVPQDVVDAINAAKARGGRIVAVGTTSVRSLESAAQDALKKGTELVPFFGDTEIFIYPGYEYQLVDCLITNFHLPESTLIMLVSAFAGYENTMNAYKHAVDNQYRFFSYGDSMFIKKKMA; encoded by the coding sequence ATGCAAGTATCAGATTTCCATTTCGACCTTCCAGATGAACTTATCGCCCGCTACCCTCAACCAGAGCGTACCGCTAGCCGACTGCTGCAAATGGATGGCAATACTGGCGAACTTATTGATGGCACATTTACTGATGTGTTGGACCAAGTTCAAGCTGGTGATCTAGTGGTTTTCAATAATACTCGCGTTATCCCTGCGCGTATGTTTGGTCGAAAAGAGTCTGGCGGCAAACTAGAAGTGTTGGTAGAGCGTATGTTGGACGAAAAGAGCATTCTGGCTCACGTTCGTTGTTCAAAATCACCAAAGCCAGGTTCGACTATTATTGTTGGCGAGAACGATGAATATTCAGCGCAAATGGTTGCTCGTCATGATGCTCTGTTTGAACTGAAGTTTGAGTCAGATAAGACGGTTTTAGAAATTCTGGAAGAAATTGGTCACATGCCACTTCCTCCTTACATCGACCGCCCAGATGAAGACGCAGATAAAGAGCGTTACCAAACGGTTTACAACCAAAAGCCAGGAGCGGTAGCTGCACCGACGGCAGGCCTTCATTTTGATGATGTTCTGCTTGAGAAGATCAAGGCGAAAGGCGCTGAGTTTGCTTACGTAACACTTCATGTTGGTGCCGGTACGTTCCAACCAGTGAAAGTGGACGACATTAACGATCATCACATGCACGCAGAATACGTTGAAGTACCGCAAGATGTTGTTGATGCGATTAATGCAGCTAAAGCACGCGGTGGCCGAATCGTTGCCGTAGGTACTACATCAGTTCGTTCGCTTGAAAGTGCAGCGCAAGACGCACTGAAGAAAGGTACGGAATTGGTACCATTCTTTGGTGATACTGAAATCTTTATCTACCCTGGCTACGAGTACCAGCTGGTGGATTGTTTGATCACCAATTTCCACTTGCCTGAGTCAACATTGATTATGTTGGTCAGTGCATTCGCAGGTTACGAGAACACCATGAATGCTTACAAGCACGCTGTGGATAACCAATACCGTTTCTTCTCGTACGGTGACTCAATGTTTATTAAGAAGAAAATGGCATAA
- the tgt gene encoding tRNA guanosine(34) transglycosylase Tgt, with product MKLSFDLKKKNGNARRGQLTFERGTVQTPAFMPVGTYGTVKGMTPEEVKGTGAEILLGNTFHLWLRPGQEVMKMHGDLHDFMNWHGPILTDSGGFQVFSLGKMRKITEKGVHFRSPVNGDKIFMDAEKSMEIQKDLGSDIVMIFDECTPYPATHNEAKKSMEMSLRWAQRSRDHFDKLENPNNLFGIVQGGVYEDLRDVSVKGLTEIGFDGYAVGGLAVGEPKEDMHRILEHTCPQLPEDKPRYLMGVGKPEDLVEGVRRGIDMFDCVMPTRNARNGHLFVTGGVIKIRNAKHKTDTTPLDPHCDCYTCQNYSKSYLHHLERCNEILGARLNTIHNLRYYQRLMESIRTAIDEDRFDEFVQEFYARRDREVPPLSKA from the coding sequence GTGAAATTATCATTCGATCTTAAAAAGAAAAACGGCAATGCGCGTCGTGGTCAATTGACCTTCGAACGTGGCACTGTTCAAACTCCAGCGTTTATGCCAGTAGGTACTTACGGTACGGTTAAAGGCATGACTCCGGAAGAAGTAAAAGGCACTGGTGCAGAAATTCTGCTAGGTAACACGTTCCACCTATGGCTACGTCCTGGTCAAGAAGTGATGAAAATGCACGGTGACCTGCACGATTTCATGAACTGGCACGGTCCTATTCTTACTGACTCAGGCGGTTTCCAAGTATTCAGCCTCGGTAAAATGCGTAAGATCACCGAAAAAGGTGTTCACTTCCGCAGCCCTGTAAACGGTGACAAGATTTTCATGGACGCTGAAAAGTCGATGGAAATCCAAAAAGACCTAGGCTCTGATATCGTAATGATTTTCGACGAGTGTACGCCATACCCTGCGACACACAATGAAGCGAAAAAATCGATGGAAATGTCACTACGTTGGGCACAACGCTCACGTGACCATTTCGATAAACTAGAAAACCCGAACAACCTATTTGGTATTGTTCAAGGTGGTGTTTACGAAGACCTACGTGACGTATCGGTTAAAGGTCTAACTGAAATCGGTTTTGATGGTTACGCAGTTGGTGGTCTTGCAGTAGGCGAACCGAAAGAAGACATGCACCGTATCCTTGAGCACACGTGTCCACAGCTTCCAGAAGATAAGCCTCGTTACCTAATGGGCGTAGGTAAGCCGGAAGATTTGGTTGAAGGTGTTCGTCGCGGTATCGACATGTTTGACTGTGTAATGCCAACGCGTAATGCACGAAACGGTCACCTATTTGTGACTGGTGGTGTGATCAAGATCCGTAATGCGAAACATAAAACGGATACAACTCCGCTAGATCCGCACTGTGACTGTTACACTTGTCAAAACTACAGCAAGTCGTACCTTCACCACCTAGAGCGTTGTAATGAAATTCTAGGCGCGCGTTTGAATACTATCCATAACTTGCGCTACTACCAGCGTTTGATGGAAAGCATTCGCACGGCGATTGATGAAGACCGTTTCGATGAGTTTGTTCAAGAGTTTTACGCTCGTCGTGACCGCGAAGTGCCACCACTAAGCAAAGCATAA